Proteins from a single region of Leuconostoc gasicomitatum LMG 18811:
- a CDS encoding nitroreductase family protein — protein sequence MTFTDLQKQRRTTYTLGKKIPQTPEEIFEIVKSAVKYAPTAFNNQTVRTILLTGAFHEKLWQLTADRLKAEVSDEIAYNNTLAKLNSAFKTGYGTILFFTDTSVVKSFEENVPLYAENFYDWSEQGHGIAEYATWLALTEVGLGASLQHYNPLIDEQVADNFNVPSSWRLRAQMPFGTIESPANDKTFEADENRFKLFKS from the coding sequence ATGACATTTACAGATTTACAAAAGCAACGTCGAACGACATACACTTTGGGTAAAAAAATACCACAAACGCCAGAAGAGATTTTTGAAATTGTGAAATCTGCTGTTAAATATGCACCGACAGCATTTAATAATCAAACAGTACGTACAATTTTATTAACAGGTGCCTTTCATGAAAAATTATGGCAATTAACAGCAGATCGCTTAAAGGCAGAAGTGTCAGATGAAATAGCCTATAACAATACACTGGCTAAGCTTAATAGTGCCTTTAAAACTGGTTATGGGACAATTCTATTTTTTACAGATACGTCAGTTGTCAAGTCTTTTGAAGAAAATGTACCGTTATATGCAGAAAATTTTTATGACTGGTCAGAACAAGGCCATGGTATTGCTGAATATGCGACATGGCTAGCGTTAACAGAGGTTGGTCTTGGTGCGTCACTACAACATTATAATCCACTGATTGATGAACAAGTTGCAGACAACTTTAACGTGCCATCATCATGGCGTTTGCGGGCACAAATGCCTTTTGGCACCATTGAGTCGCCAGCAAACGATAAAACATTTGAAGCAGATGAAAACCGTTTTAAGTTGTTTAAATCATAA
- a CDS encoding class A sortase: MISIVLLKTSILPSQNEHQIILFGLVFFATFVIFSLGQLIMNYRRKRHNFAFYNSIIAACVVTVMAISGLYVYQNNIFGINDITRKYFQKRERTILNKKSTNDHTKRSVISQMVMRNAAKGLEKQGFVSIPSQNILLPIYNDAYSDKGLNAGADYANRSEVDPTGQEKPSMGHSNYGLAAHNFNDGHTGFSALQESTNRNEPYIVNGQLKGSSWLNGQDVLLANQKGIYRYIIYGQTTVSATEVSILNPTKNVELTIISCLFPSTQYRIITHAKLQKTYTWAQAPAKYVSEFNLNVRHTNARANWWNPGIEEGANGNKGGQN; this comes from the coding sequence GTGATTTCAATCGTATTACTCAAAACATCAATTCTACCTTCACAAAATGAGCATCAAATAATTTTATTTGGACTCGTTTTTTTTGCTACATTTGTTATCTTTAGTCTTGGTCAGTTAATTATGAATTATAGGCGAAAACGGCATAATTTTGCGTTTTATAATAGTATTATAGCCGCGTGTGTCGTCACAGTAATGGCAATTAGTGGATTATATGTTTATCAGAACAACATATTTGGTATCAATGATATAACCAGAAAGTATTTTCAAAAGCGTGAACGTACAATACTTAATAAAAAAAGTACAAACGATCATACAAAGCGATCTGTGATTTCTCAAATGGTTATGCGTAATGCAGCGAAAGGTTTAGAAAAACAAGGATTTGTTTCTATTCCGAGTCAAAATATTTTATTGCCAATTTATAATGATGCCTATTCTGATAAAGGCTTAAATGCAGGAGCTGATTACGCTAATCGCTCAGAAGTTGATCCGACTGGTCAAGAAAAGCCAAGCATGGGTCATAGTAATTATGGACTGGCAGCACATAATTTTAATGATGGTCATACTGGATTCAGTGCACTACAAGAATCAACAAATCGCAATGAACCATATATAGTCAACGGTCAGTTAAAAGGTTCATCGTGGTTAAATGGTCAAGATGTTTTGCTAGCTAACCAAAAAGGTATTTACCGATATATCATTTATGGACAGACAACAGTTTCAGCAACAGAAGTATCGATTTTAAATCCGACAAAAAATGTTGAATTAACTATTATCAGCTGTTTGTTTCCATCAACGCAGTATCGTATTATTACACATGCAAAACTGCAAAAAACGTATACATGGGCTCAAGCGCCGGCGAAATATGTCAGTGAGTTTAATTTAAATGTGCGTCATACGAATGCACGTGCTAATTGGTGGAATCCGGGAATTGAAGAAGGTGCTAATGGCAATAAAGGTGGCCAAAATTAA
- a CDS encoding pyridoxal phosphate-dependent aminotransferase has product MVSEKAKAVQPAATLAMSKLAKDMQAEGIDVINLGVGESDFQTPKHIAEAAISAIESNKTSFYTPTSGVKELKQAIVNQVAKRYQASIELKNVTVTTGAKLSLYVLMQTLLNPNDIVVAAAPLWVSYIEQIKLAGGIVRTIQPKNDELKLTVDDLEKISDHVKLIIVNSPTNPTGQVYSRQELVELLDWAKNHDTYIILDEIYGQLVYNGAVFTSGLQIKTLENSRMIIVDGVSKAYAMTGWRIGWTLASSEIITVMNKLLDHMTSNPTAVAQYAAIAALNGDQSSVEVMRLAFEKRLNTTFDLLNTVPGLQVSTKPQGAFYLFPKVSTEVLLAAGVANTSELSMKILEEAHVAMPSGEGFGMAGYLRMGYAKEQEVLNEAVRRLTVFFQQYI; this is encoded by the coding sequence ATGGTTTCAGAAAAAGCGAAAGCGGTTCAACCTGCAGCAACGTTGGCAATGAGCAAATTAGCTAAAGATATGCAAGCAGAGGGCATTGATGTTATCAATTTAGGTGTCGGTGAATCTGATTTTCAAACGCCAAAACATATTGCAGAAGCAGCAATTTCAGCTATTGAATCAAACAAAACTAGTTTTTATACGCCAACTAGTGGTGTGAAAGAATTAAAACAGGCTATTGTTAATCAAGTTGCGAAACGTTATCAAGCTAGCATTGAATTAAAAAATGTTACGGTGACAACGGGTGCTAAATTATCATTATATGTCTTAATGCAAACGCTTTTAAATCCAAATGATATTGTTGTTGCGGCAGCACCGTTATGGGTAAGTTATATTGAGCAAATTAAACTAGCGGGTGGCATAGTACGAACTATTCAGCCAAAGAATGATGAACTCAAACTAACCGTTGATGATCTAGAAAAAATATCTGACCATGTCAAGTTAATTATTGTTAATTCACCGACAAATCCGACTGGTCAGGTTTATTCACGACAAGAACTGGTCGAACTGTTAGATTGGGCTAAAAACCATGATACATATATTATCTTAGACGAAATTTATGGTCAGCTTGTTTATAATGGTGCAGTATTCACTTCAGGGCTACAAATTAAAACACTTGAAAATAGTCGTATGATTATTGTTGATGGTGTTTCAAAAGCTTATGCGATGACAGGATGGCGAATTGGATGGACTTTGGCTTCTTCTGAAATCATCACTGTCATGAATAAGTTGCTTGATCATATGACATCAAATCCTACTGCGGTCGCGCAATATGCAGCAATCGCTGCACTAAATGGCGATCAAAGTAGTGTTGAAGTAATGCGATTAGCCTTTGAAAAAAGATTGAATACAACATTTGATTTGTTAAATACTGTGCCTGGTTTACAGGTGTCTACTAAACCACAAGGCGCATTTTATTTATTTCCGAAAGTATCGACGGAAGTATTGTTGGCTGCGGGTGTAGCTAATACAAGTGAACTATCAATGAAAATTTTAGAAGAAGCACACGTTGCCATGCCTTCTGGTGAAGGTTTCGGTATGGCAGGCTATTTACGTATGGGTTATGCCAAAGAGCAAGAGGTACTAAACGAAGCAGTGCGACGATTGACTGTGTTTTTTCAACAATATATTTAA
- the asnS gene encoding asparagine--tRNA ligase, with protein MVQEIPTIQIIDAKNYVGQTVKIGAWLRQKRGSGKLAFLQLRDGSAFFQAVVVKADISEALFELAKNLKQETSLYVTGEIHEDARSSFGYEMAVSNIEIIGESHDYPITPKEHGTDFLFDERHLYLRHLKPFATLKIRNTLIAATYEFFNNEGFTKLDSPLLTGSAPEGTTDLFETDYFGESAFLSQTGQLYAEAGAMAFGKVFTFGPTFRAEKSKTRRHLTEFWMIEPEMAFMHQEESLVIQERYISFLISKVLEKNEQELDILKRDKDLLQSYTELPYPRVSYDDAIKLLQENGFDVEWGVDFGSPEETFLANHFAKPVFIVNFPKAIKAFYMKRHATREDVVVSADLLAPEGYGEIIGGSERDTDYDYLKQRIEEEGLSLEEYGWYLDLRQYGSVPHAGFGLGLERLVTFVTGEEHIREAIPFPRMTNRLRP; from the coding sequence ATGGTACAAGAGATTCCCACAATACAAATAATTGACGCTAAAAATTATGTCGGTCAAACAGTTAAGATTGGTGCTTGGTTGCGTCAAAAACGCGGGTCAGGGAAACTGGCCTTTTTGCAGCTACGTGATGGTTCTGCTTTCTTTCAAGCTGTGGTTGTAAAGGCAGATATTTCGGAAGCACTTTTTGAACTAGCTAAGAATTTAAAACAAGAAACAAGCTTATATGTGACAGGTGAAATTCATGAAGATGCACGATCTTCATTTGGTTATGAAATGGCTGTTTCAAATATTGAAATTATTGGTGAAAGCCATGATTATCCAATTACACCAAAAGAACATGGCACAGATTTTTTGTTTGACGAAAGGCACTTGTACTTACGCCATTTAAAACCTTTTGCGACCTTAAAAATTCGTAATACACTGATTGCAGCGACTTATGAATTTTTCAATAATGAAGGATTTACAAAATTAGATTCTCCTTTGTTGACGGGATCAGCGCCCGAAGGAACTACGGACCTATTTGAAACTGATTATTTTGGGGAATCTGCGTTTTTGTCACAAACTGGGCAACTATATGCTGAAGCAGGGGCGATGGCATTTGGTAAAGTCTTTACATTTGGACCAACATTTCGTGCTGAAAAATCTAAAACACGTCGTCATTTAACAGAGTTTTGGATGATTGAACCGGAGATGGCTTTCATGCATCAAGAAGAAAGTTTGGTTATCCAAGAACGTTATATTTCATTTCTAATTTCAAAAGTTTTGGAGAAAAATGAGCAAGAATTAGATATTTTAAAACGTGATAAAGACTTACTTCAATCATATACTGAATTACCTTATCCCCGTGTGAGCTATGATGATGCGATAAAGTTACTACAAGAGAATGGATTTGATGTTGAATGGGGTGTTGATTTTGGTTCACCTGAAGAAACGTTTTTAGCCAATCATTTTGCTAAACCAGTATTTATTGTGAATTTTCCTAAAGCAATTAAGGCATTTTACATGAAACGTCATGCTACACGTGAAGATGTTGTTGTATCAGCAGATTTGTTGGCACCTGAGGGATATGGCGAAATTATTGGTGGTTCAGAGCGTGACACGGACTATGATTATCTAAAGCAACGGATCGAAGAAGAAGGATTAAGTCTTGAAGAATACGGGTGGTATTTAGATTTACGCCAATATGGTTCCGTGCCACATGCGGGATTTGGCCTTGGTTTGGAACGTTTGGTAACGTTTGTGACTGGTGAAGAACATATTCGTGAAGCAATTCCATTTCCTCGTATGACCAATCGTTTGCGACCTTAA
- a CDS encoding THUMP domain-containing class I SAM-dependent RNA methyltransferase, with protein MEKTYHLMATAAAGLESLVGKELERLNYEHQVENYRVRFDGTARDILNTNVWLRTADRIKIIVGEFEATTFDDLFEGVKALPWEEYLNYDSEFPVAGRSKKSELFSVPDVQAITKKAIVSRLQDAYHIHTRLPENGYFAQLEVMIDKDHVIVTLDTTGPSLFKRGYRVNKGGAPLKENFAAALVLLTNWHPDRPFVDPTTGSGTIAIEAALIGRNIAPGLIRDFDVEQMDWFDKSLSETVRDEAEAQADYDRDLDIEAFDNDANMIEIAIENAKHAGLSKDIVFTHLAAKDWQTDKVNGVLVSNPPYGERLGELEAAQELYVEMGDVYRQLPSWSKYILTSDLEFETSYGEKATKRRKLYNGAMRVDYFQYWGKRIK; from the coding sequence ATGGAAAAAACATATCATTTAATGGCAACTGCAGCAGCGGGGCTTGAGTCTCTTGTTGGGAAAGAACTTGAGCGTTTGAATTATGAACATCAAGTTGAAAACTACCGTGTCCGGTTTGATGGCACAGCCCGAGATATTTTGAATACGAATGTGTGGTTACGCACTGCAGATCGCATCAAGATTATTGTTGGTGAATTTGAAGCAACAACCTTTGATGATTTATTTGAGGGTGTGAAAGCATTACCTTGGGAAGAATATTTAAATTATGATTCAGAATTTCCAGTTGCTGGTCGATCAAAGAAATCAGAATTATTCAGTGTACCTGATGTACAAGCAATTACAAAAAAAGCGATTGTTAGTCGCTTGCAAGATGCCTATCATATTCATACACGCTTGCCTGAAAATGGTTATTTTGCGCAGTTAGAAGTCATGATTGATAAAGATCATGTGATTGTTACACTTGATACAACTGGACCTTCATTGTTCAAACGTGGGTACCGTGTGAATAAAGGTGGGGCACCATTAAAAGAAAATTTTGCAGCAGCGTTGGTTTTACTAACTAATTGGCATCCGGACAGACCTTTTGTAGATCCAACGACTGGGTCTGGTACGATTGCTATTGAAGCAGCTTTGATTGGTCGAAATATTGCACCTGGATTAATTCGTGATTTTGACGTTGAGCAAATGGATTGGTTTGACAAATCATTATCTGAAACAGTTCGTGATGAGGCCGAGGCACAAGCGGATTATGATCGTGACCTTGATATAGAAGCGTTTGATAACGATGCCAATATGATCGAAATTGCGATTGAAAATGCAAAACATGCAGGTCTTAGTAAAGACATTGTTTTCACACATTTAGCAGCTAAAGATTGGCAAACTGATAAGGTTAATGGTGTACTAGTTTCTAACCCACCATATGGTGAAAGATTAGGTGAGTTAGAAGCAGCCCAGGAACTATATGTCGAGATGGGGGATGTTTATCGTCAACTACCAAGTTGGAGTAAATACATTTTGACAAGTGATTTGGAATTTGAAACATCATACGGTGAAAAGGCAACGAAGCGCCGTAAATTATATAACGGTGCAATGCGTGTCGATTATTTCCAGTACTGGGGCAAACGGATTAAGTAA
- a CDS encoding exonuclease domain-containing protein, with protein sequence MNANETFVVVDLETTGQSVTKGGRIIQIGMTFIKQRQIVDHFESFVNPGQLIDRNIQQLTHIAQKDVKNAPYFEELAPMLQNLLNNTIIIAHNVNFDYPYLNDEFRRTGFPELTSSAIDTVQLAQILLPTAPGYRLVDLTTYLDITLNNAHRANADAHATARLFLKLWQRAEQLPAIVLKQLQDGQWPFLRETQNFLKIIKANGQREDIKLSRNVAIRQPPQATVSASQQNFPKYPTSTQEKAYIFGHWLTANDAQNSLMNRVNEFVVKRSDGILTVLTAPKIGKTLGYLMPLVLDAKSRPVVLLTNDSSLQSQQLALVKKLTKLLDIKLNTAILYDPAEYIDLDRFADALNISTDASQTQFFKARILVWLTQTKTGLLREIQVGTQNIDMLSDIQGDTESQYFKQAQANANVSDVIIMNFESYFNQEQYLRATRKIDKWPVVVMETPSQFVTNLQNYFHVDLNLTQVQNVLKNLSHQEIVGLSHKQRVFIKQSLSEAFKLIKQINHEDNKVPNLKRIERLLTIMAHLTDIIKIGDTQVPCELTQGKGQLIKIKRLQKQSDVISSVEIQNINEQQQVVVSFDVLDRRIYQEKFIVHIHKLLIVSEYLDNQVSEFLRDAPKNITVERDFIHNNAIPVRIIQMQKSSPIVHLQAITQQNVGEILIILPDIERVNHWYQKIKRTVTTQYSIVAESITGSLEKIQRQSHPEQANIVIVTAKIFSTMWLRDQEVPAVVIVPERLVWQPVSRLALVLTQMQRHQAPLLITQLNAMQRNRFKAQIKVVPHFDVKNNLIQQYNQILKDV encoded by the coding sequence ATGAACGCCAACGAAACCTTTGTAGTTGTCGATCTGGAAACAACGGGGCAGAGCGTCACTAAAGGTGGCCGTATTATACAAATTGGTATGACTTTTATTAAGCAACGTCAGATAGTTGATCATTTTGAATCTTTTGTTAATCCTGGCCAATTAATTGATCGCAACATTCAGCAATTGACACATATCGCTCAAAAAGATGTTAAAAATGCACCTTACTTTGAAGAATTAGCACCAATGTTACAAAATTTATTAAACAATACAATTATTATTGCGCATAACGTTAATTTTGACTATCCTTATTTAAATGATGAATTTAGACGAACAGGCTTTCCTGAACTGACTTCTTCTGCAATTGACACCGTGCAATTGGCGCAAATTTTGTTACCAACAGCACCTGGATATCGGTTAGTAGATTTGACAACTTATCTAGATATTACACTGAATAATGCGCATCGTGCAAATGCTGATGCGCATGCCACAGCACGTTTATTTCTGAAATTATGGCAACGAGCTGAGCAACTACCCGCTATCGTTTTAAAGCAACTTCAAGATGGTCAGTGGCCATTTTTGAGGGAAACGCAAAATTTTTTGAAAATAATCAAAGCAAATGGTCAACGAGAAGATATTAAATTGTCCAGAAATGTTGCGATTAGGCAACCACCGCAGGCTACTGTATCCGCAAGTCAACAAAATTTTCCAAAATACCCAACATCAACACAGGAAAAAGCCTATATATTTGGCCATTGGTTAACTGCAAATGATGCACAAAATAGTTTAATGAATCGGGTCAATGAATTCGTAGTGAAAAGATCTGATGGCATTTTAACAGTACTGACAGCACCAAAAATTGGTAAAACACTAGGCTATCTTATGCCATTAGTATTAGATGCAAAATCTAGGCCAGTTGTTTTGTTAACTAATGATAGTAGTCTGCAAAGCCAACAATTAGCGTTGGTGAAAAAACTAACAAAGCTTTTGGATATTAAGTTAAATACGGCTATTTTATATGATCCAGCTGAATATATTGATCTTGATCGGTTTGCTGATGCTTTGAATATATCAACGGATGCGAGTCAAACACAATTTTTTAAAGCACGTATCCTTGTCTGGCTAACGCAAACCAAAACAGGTTTATTACGTGAAATACAGGTTGGTACGCAAAATATTGATATGCTCTCAGATATTCAAGGCGACACCGAAAGCCAGTATTTTAAACAAGCTCAAGCTAATGCAAACGTTTCGGACGTCATTATTATGAATTTCGAATCATATTTTAATCAGGAACAATACCTACGAGCAACTCGGAAAATTGATAAATGGCCAGTTGTCGTGATGGAAACACCAAGCCAATTTGTGACCAATCTACAAAATTATTTTCATGTAGATTTAAATTTGACACAGGTTCAAAATGTGTTGAAAAATTTAAGTCATCAAGAGATTGTTGGTTTATCACATAAACAGCGTGTGTTTATTAAACAGAGTTTGAGTGAAGCGTTTAAATTAATTAAACAAATTAATCATGAAGACAACAAAGTTCCTAATTTAAAGCGTATCGAACGATTATTAACAATTATGGCTCATTTAACAGATATTATTAAAATCGGCGACACCCAAGTACCATGTGAACTAACTCAGGGAAAGGGGCAATTAATTAAAATAAAACGATTACAGAAACAATCCGATGTTATCAGCAGTGTTGAGATACAAAATATTAATGAGCAGCAACAAGTTGTTGTATCTTTTGACGTGTTAGATAGACGTATTTATCAAGAAAAATTTATTGTTCATATTCACAAATTATTAATTGTGAGTGAATATTTAGACAATCAGGTAAGTGAATTTCTACGTGATGCACCAAAAAATATCACAGTGGAACGTGATTTTATTCATAACAATGCAATACCAGTTCGTATTATACAAATGCAAAAATCTTCGCCAATTGTACATTTACAAGCAATTACACAACAAAATGTTGGTGAAATATTGATCATTTTGCCAGATATTGAGCGTGTAAATCACTGGTACCAAAAAATAAAACGTACAGTAACAACGCAGTATAGTATTGTTGCGGAAAGCATTACGGGTTCTTTAGAAAAAATACAACGACAAAGTCATCCTGAACAGGCTAATATTGTCATTGTAACGGCTAAAATATTTAGTACTATGTGGCTACGAGATCAAGAAGTCCCAGCTGTAGTTATTGTCCCAGAGCGTTTGGTGTGGCAACCAGTATCACGGCTAGCCTTAGTTTTGACGCAAATGCAAAGGCATCAGGCGCCATTACTTATTACGCAATTAAATGCCATGCAACGCAACCGTTTTAAAGCTCAAATTAAAGTTGTACCTCATTTTGATGTCAAGAATAATTTAATACAACAGTATAACCAAATTTTAAAAGATGTTTGA
- a CDS encoding GNAT family N-acetyltransferase, with product MNMLVYMRQAQNNDLVDIVTIIEAARFYLKQQGINQWQLGYPNQETILNDLNQKNGYVLIAENQVAGYAVIVPGEEPNYTKIESGHWLNQATDYVSIHRFALSPLYRGQKLTQRFMTAILTYFFEQQVIDFRIDTHPKNMAMQAVIRDNGFTRQGIIRINEGGDSSIRWAYQVLLA from the coding sequence ATGAATATGCTAGTATATATGCGTCAAGCGCAAAATAACGATTTAGTTGATATCGTTACTATTATTGAAGCTGCACGGTTTTATCTTAAACAGCAAGGGATTAATCAGTGGCAATTGGGTTATCCAAATCAAGAAACTATTTTAAATGATTTAAATCAAAAAAATGGCTATGTACTTATTGCCGAAAATCAAGTAGCTGGCTACGCTGTAATTGTACCAGGAGAAGAACCGAATTATACAAAAATTGAATCTGGCCATTGGTTAAACCAAGCGACTGACTATGTGTCTATTCATCGATTTGCATTGTCACCGCTCTATAGGGGACAAAAATTGACACAGCGATTTATGACAGCTATTTTAACTTATTTTTTTGAGCAGCAGGTGATTGATTTTAGAATTGACACGCACCCTAAAAATATGGCGATGCAAGCTGTTATAAGGGACAATGGCTTTACTAGGCAAGGTATTATACGTATTAATGAAGGTGGTGATAGTAGTATACGATGGGCGTATCAAGTATTGTTAGCATAG
- a CDS encoding DUF5590 domain-containing protein produces MMQFKDDIRIRHRPKQTHVHWARFWFIIAGVGILLGALVLGYFYVSLSPMRNDEVRLQRFVKKETNIATVQQISVDHRQKTTYAITGTTVSGQQKVAIVNSKMNQVKTYNRDNGLTDKQLRQLILTNYKPKKIYSANISEYKQTLVWEVSYKGQNNTLNYVTLDFKTGKSYRVINGL; encoded by the coding sequence ATGATGCAATTTAAAGATGATATTCGGATCCGTCATCGTCCAAAACAAACACATGTTCATTGGGCGCGCTTTTGGTTTATTATAGCAGGTGTTGGTATTTTGTTGGGTGCTTTAGTGTTAGGCTATTTTTATGTATCACTATCCCCTATGCGAAATGATGAGGTGCGTTTACAACGTTTTGTAAAAAAAGAAACCAATATCGCTACTGTACAACAAATAAGCGTTGATCATCGTCAGAAAACGACTTACGCGATTACTGGGACAACCGTTTCTGGTCAACAAAAAGTTGCTATTGTTAATAGCAAAATGAATCAAGTGAAAACGTATAATCGTGATAATGGCTTAACAGATAAGCAATTACGTCAATTAATTTTAACAAACTATAAACCTAAAAAAATTTATTCAGCTAATATTAGTGAATATAAGCAAACGTTAGTTTGGGAAGTGAGCTATAAAGGGCAAAATAATACTTTGAATTATGTCACCTTGGATTTTAAAACAGGGAAGTCATATCGTGTTATTAATGGTCTCTAG
- the mvk gene encoding mevalonate kinase — MINQMIGVGIAHAKIILIGEHAVVYGQPAIAIPLTNLTVTTTIRPAFRAQTIESSTFHGDLDELGANVEGLRQLILRLLTKFELTDVPFTLAIDTNIPQERGFGASAAFATSITKAFFDFVDVPLLTEELKYFTDIEETISHGSASGLDAATVGSSNPIWFVKHQELTPFTMSLTGTLVVADTGIHGQTMHAINIVKSQLDVDYELTWQKIIHLGKIANKVRIDLTSNNPDHAGLLFTAAHHELQSLGISHPKLDNLVNAAIHAGALGAKLTGAGIGGAMFALARNNDDAITIANALTKAGAQNTWIQPL, encoded by the coding sequence ATGATTAATCAAATGATCGGCGTTGGGATTGCCCACGCTAAAATAATTTTAATTGGCGAACATGCTGTTGTTTATGGCCAACCAGCTATCGCGATTCCATTAACAAACTTAACTGTTACAACAACCATACGTCCAGCTTTTCGAGCACAAACCATTGAAAGTAGCACATTTCATGGCGACTTAGACGAACTTGGTGCTAATGTTGAAGGTTTACGTCAATTAATTTTGCGTCTGTTAACTAAATTTGAACTGACTGATGTTCCCTTTACACTTGCAATTGACACAAATATTCCTCAAGAGCGTGGATTTGGTGCCTCGGCGGCTTTTGCCACTTCAATTACTAAAGCTTTTTTTGATTTTGTTGATGTGCCATTGCTTACCGAAGAATTAAAATATTTCACCGATATTGAGGAAACAATTTCTCATGGTTCAGCATCTGGATTAGATGCAGCTACTGTTGGTTCAAGCAATCCAATTTGGTTTGTAAAGCATCAAGAATTAACACCTTTTACCATGTCACTTACAGGCACTTTAGTCGTTGCCGATACCGGCATACATGGCCAGACAATGCATGCTATTAATATTGTTAAAAGTCAGCTTGATGTCGATTACGAACTCACTTGGCAAAAAATTATACATCTTGGAAAAATAGCAAATAAAGTACGCATTGATTTGACTAGCAATAATCCAGATCATGCAGGATTGTTATTTACAGCAGCTCATCATGAGCTACAATCATTAGGCATTTCCCATCCAAAACTAGATAACCTTGTTAATGCTGCCATCCATGCCGGTGCATTAGGTGCTAAACTAACTGGTGCTGGTATAGGCGGTGCGATGTTTGCTTTAGCTAGAAATAATGATGATGCCATTACAATCGCTAACGCGTTAACAAAAGCTGGCGCACAAAACACTTGGATTCAACCATTATGA
- a CDS encoding DnaD domain-containing protein translates to MALDKRLQQYIHAGQLSISNDLLLHYQEIGMDNDDLAIYLQVTRIQNQGDSASPTTLARVLHLTENVIVTRLKSLITRELMIISSATKQVETYDFTPMIEKLLQGKQVSEKPIISDGKSARREIFQTIEAEFGRPLTPMEMQTISHWFDQDHFEPDLMLLAIQEAVANNARSLRYIETILVNWQRDSIKTPTQAQIAKQKRRGVTYTYDNLF, encoded by the coding sequence ATGGCGTTAGATAAGCGTTTACAACAATATATTCATGCAGGTCAATTAAGCATTAGTAATGATTTATTACTACACTATCAAGAAATTGGCATGGATAATGATGATTTAGCTATTTATTTACAAGTGACACGCATTCAAAATCAAGGAGATTCAGCAAGCCCAACCACTTTAGCTCGCGTTTTACATTTGACTGAAAATGTGATTGTTACACGACTCAAAAGTTTGATTACGCGTGAATTGATGATTATTTCATCTGCAACTAAGCAAGTTGAAACCTATGATTTCACGCCCATGATTGAAAAGTTATTACAAGGAAAACAGGTCTCTGAGAAACCAATTATTTCTGATGGTAAATCAGCACGAAGAGAAATATTTCAAACAATAGAAGCAGAATTTGGTCGACCACTAACACCAATGGAAATGCAAACAATTAGCCATTGGTTTGATCAAGATCATTTTGAACCCGATTTGATGTTACTAGCGATACAAGAGGCTGTTGCTAATAACGCGCGTAGTCTAAGATACATTGAAACAATTTTAGTCAACTGGCAACGTGATAGTATTAAAACACCTACACAGGCTCAAATTGCAAAGCAAAAAAGGCGAGGTGTAACCTACACCTATGACAATTTATTTTAA